In Methanocaldococcus sp. FS406-22, the genomic stretch CCATTTTCATCTTTCTCATAAAATCTAAAAACTCCTCAAAATCATCTTCACTATCAAATATTAGCTCAAAATCCTCAGAAATCCTCTCTCCATCAGCTATTTTATTAATTGTCTCAACCATTGGCAACAAAATTGCCTCTCCCAAATCTTTAGCCCTCTTTTTTCTCTCCTCTTCACACTCTTTAAACTCATAGCTCATAAATCCTTCTCTCACAACCCTACTAAATAAAAAGTCCATTCCCAAATCAAAGAAAAATGTAAAGGCTGATTTTAAGTCTTCACACTGAGTATAGTGAGTTGTATATTTTATTGGAGGAACAGCCATATCTGGGTCTTTTAAAACAACTCCCTCTCTCCCTTCTTCGTTTAGCTTTTCAATAATCTTCCTTACGTGTATATGGGCATTATCCTTATCGACAATTGCCAACGGCTTAACATAAGGTAAGTTATATTTCTCACATAGATTTATCCTCTCTTTTATTGGTAGCGATTTGTTTGTCTCCCTCTCTTTTATATCAAATATATAAAATCCGAGATTTTCATAACCTCTATCAACCTCTTTATAATAATAAGGTGTGTAGGGGTTGTTTAGACCAATCATTTCTCCACATAACATATACTCACTGTAGTCATCTAAAATTTCCAAATTTAAGAATTTTTTAACCTTTTTTGTTGTAAAGGGGCAGATATAACCACTTCTTGTTAAAGCATAAACTTCTCCATCTATTTTAACGATTCTTATGTTATAGCCGTTCAGTTTCTCTTCAATAACAACCTTATCAATGAAATGTTTTTTTATTGTTGGGTATAGGGTTATAGCCCTGTATGTTTTTGGATATCCCCTAACAACATCGAGGTTATCGTTTAGAAATATAACTGTCCCTTTCTCTACCCCTTTAAATTCTTTTTTAAATAGTAATGTTTTTGTTTCTTTATATTCATCTTCTCTTAAAATTTTCTTGTTAAATGCTTTATTTAAATCTTTTATAGATAAATTGAGTTTTTCCGCTATTTTATTTAAGTCATATGTTAAGACCTTCATCATTATCAACCTCATCAAAATCTATAGTGTTTTTCAAAACTTATTAAAATTAATAAGGAATATTTGAATGTCTCCTTTGGAAGGCATTCATCAGTGCCTTAGTTATTCCAACATATTTTGAAAAACACTAAGTTATGGTAAAGTTATAAATAACTTATTAACTATAATTATGATATTATTATTGCCGTCTAAATTATGGTAAAGAAGTGGGATAAAAATGAGACGATTTAGAGTACTGGGAGGGGTTATGTTATTTGCTATAGTTAGCTTGGTGGTGTGTGGTTGTATGATAATACTTCCAAAAAAATATCCTGACGTCCTATATAAAGAATATGATGTAATAAAGATCGAAAATAGGACAATAAATGGTGTAAAAACAGCTATAGTATATCAAGTAAAGACAGAAATTGGAGCAAGGAGTAGTCCATATAGTTTAGATGCT encodes the following:
- a CDS encoding RNA ligase; protein product: MKVLTYDLNKIAEKLNLSIKDLNKAFNKKILREDEYKETKTLLFKKEFKGVEKGTVIFLNDNLDVVRGYPKTYRAITLYPTIKKHFIDKVVIEEKLNGYNIRIVKIDGEVYALTRSGYICPFTTKKVKKFLNLEILDDYSEYMLCGEMIGLNNPYTPYYYKEVDRGYENLGFYIFDIKERETNKSLPIKERINLCEKYNLPYVKPLAIVDKDNAHIHVRKIIEKLNEEGREGVVLKDPDMAVPPIKYTTHYTQCEDLKSAFTFFFDLGMDFLFSRVVREGFMSYEFKECEEERKKRAKDLGEAILLPMVETINKIADGERISEDFELIFDSEDDFEEFLDFMRKMKMVITIKNVEEINTNEGVKIKVLIGKIYNKTNDKVISYLNGTLWE